A part of Magnetospirillum sp. ME-1 genomic DNA contains:
- a CDS encoding class I SAM-dependent methyltransferase, protein MDDTVFRLHAELEDRHWWFEGRRQAVYPLAEQLLAENPGQVIDVGCGTGGTIAPLSRRYTTLGVDPSPLAIEVARRKYPETRFICGKMPEALLEERDATSLYLLMDVLEHVPDDRGFLADLVDLARPGAHILVTVPARPDLWSDHDVVAEHLRRYEADTLQAVWQGLDVQPRLLSYFNARLFPPIWLARQLGKLLTRTAGRDGTDFALPPAPINTLLASLFGGEGKRLSAALAGSAHPYTTGVSLIAVLRSGS, encoded by the coding sequence ATGGATGATACAGTATTTCGCCTGCACGCCGAATTGGAGGATCGCCATTGGTGGTTCGAAGGCCGCCGACAAGCGGTCTACCCCTTGGCCGAACAATTGCTCGCCGAAAATCCCGGGCAAGTGATCGATGTCGGCTGCGGCACCGGAGGGACCATCGCGCCCCTATCCAGGCGTTACACCACACTCGGCGTCGACCCCTCGCCGCTGGCCATCGAGGTGGCACGTCGTAAATATCCCGAAACTCGCTTTATTTGCGGAAAGATGCCCGAGGCACTGCTCGAGGAAAGGGATGCCACCAGTCTCTATCTGCTGATGGACGTACTCGAGCATGTGCCCGATGACCGAGGCTTTCTCGCCGATTTGGTCGATCTTGCCCGGCCGGGCGCGCACATCCTGGTCACCGTACCGGCGCGGCCGGATCTCTGGAGTGACCACGACGTCGTGGCCGAGCATCTCCGCCGCTATGAGGCCGATACCTTACAGGCGGTGTGGCAGGGTCTGGATGTACAGCCGCGCCTTCTTTCCTATTTCAACGCCCGCCTGTTCCCCCCTATCTGGCTGGCCCGGCAGTTGGGCAAGCTGCTGACCCGCACCGCTGGCCGTGACGGCACCGATTTTGCCCTGCCACCGGCCCCGATCAATACTCTGCTGGCCAGCCTGTTCGGCGGTGAAGGCAAGCGACTGTCAGCAGCGCTGGCCGGCAGCGCCCATCCCTACACTACCGGAGTCAGCCTGATCGCGGTTCTGAGGAGCGGATCATGA
- a CDS encoding WbuC family cupin fold metalloprotein, whose amino-acid sequence MIPHKRVSAEVVYSTVAVTKVDRAAIAWLKELAMENPRKRVRLCAHADTSDILHEMLIVHAKGAYVRPHRHPGKSESFHLIEGSLSVFILDEDGVVTERIDMAADDPAKPFFYRLSQPLYHTVVPTSDLVVFHETTNGPFHREETIFGPWSPTDDAPAQECDAFIIKLMGEAW is encoded by the coding sequence ATGATCCCGCATAAGCGCGTCAGTGCCGAGGTGGTCTACTCCACCGTTGCGGTAACCAAGGTTGATCGGGCGGCCATTGCCTGGCTAAAGGAGCTGGCCATGGAGAACCCGCGCAAGCGGGTCCGGCTGTGTGCCCACGCCGACACCAGCGATATCTTGCACGAAATGCTGATCGTGCACGCCAAAGGTGCCTATGTCCGACCGCACCGCCATCCCGGAAAAAGCGAATCCTTCCATCTGATCGAAGGCAGCCTGTCGGTGTTCATCCTTGACGAAGACGGGGTCGTAACCGAGAGAATCGACATGGCCGCCGACGATCCGGCCAAGCCGTTCTTCTATCGATTGTCGCAGCCGCTTTATCATACGGTGGTGCCGACCTCGGACTTGGTGGTATTCCATGAAACCACCAACGGGCCATTCCACCGAGAAGAGACGATATTTGGGCCGTGGTCGCCTACAGATGATGCTCCAGCCCAAGAATGCGACGCATTCATTATAAAATTAATGGGCGAAGCTTGGTAA
- a CDS encoding glycosyltransferase family 2 protein has product MTPTVTILMATYNDWPCVAALLPLIDAQLTAINRRGRVVVVDDGSTSQEGRAVVQRLGMESIDCVTSLNLARNLGNQRALAVGLAYVAEHQPADHVIVMDSDHEDNPAYIPDLIKACEASTSRSIIFAARSKRSEGLVFTIWYSAYKALYQVLTGMPIAIGNFSVIPRQLLRRLASVSELWSHYPAAIMRSRISYGSIPSDRGVRYAGKSNMSLVSLVLHALSGFAVHSEIVGVRILLATVGTALTVLTLMGVVVGLKFFTDLPILGWTSQIVALLLVLLFQMIITTLIMVFIVITMRTQVPLIPLQEYRRFVAEVEPLLPPGPPHLL; this is encoded by the coding sequence ATGACCCCTACCGTCACAATCCTGATGGCCACCTACAACGACTGGCCCTGCGTCGCCGCGCTGCTACCCCTTATTGATGCGCAATTAACAGCAATCAACCGCAGAGGCCGGGTCGTAGTGGTGGACGACGGCTCCACCAGCCAGGAGGGCCGTGCTGTCGTGCAAAGGCTTGGCATGGAATCCATTGACTGTGTAACCTCGCTTAATTTAGCCCGCAATCTGGGCAATCAGCGGGCTTTGGCGGTGGGACTAGCCTATGTTGCCGAGCACCAACCCGCCGACCATGTTATTGTTATGGATTCGGATCACGAAGACAATCCGGCCTATATTCCAGACCTGATTAAGGCCTGTGAGGCTAGCACCAGTCGCTCGATCATCTTTGCTGCCCGATCAAAACGTTCGGAAGGCCTAGTCTTTACCATATGGTATTCGGCCTACAAGGCCCTCTATCAAGTGCTGACCGGTATGCCTATCGCTATTGGCAATTTTAGCGTGATCCCTCGCCAGTTATTACGCCGCCTAGCCTCGGTATCCGAATTATGGAGCCATTATCCGGCGGCCATTATGCGGTCCCGCATTTCCTATGGCTCCATTCCCTCGGATAGAGGCGTCCGTTACGCCGGCAAGAGCAATATGAGCCTAGTATCCCTGGTTCTGCACGCCCTTTCCGGCTTTGCGGTGCATTCGGAAATCGTCGGCGTCCGAATCCTGCTGGCGACCGTAGGCACCGCACTCACCGTCTTGACGCTGATGGGGGTGGTCGTCGGTCTCAAATTTTTTACCGATCTCCCAATCCTGGGATGGACTTCTCAGATAGTCGCTTTGCTGTTGGTGCTTCTATTTCAGATGATCATTACAACTCTGATCATGGTGTTTATCGTTATCACCATGAGGACACAGGTACCATTGATCCCTCTGCAAGAGTATCGACGATTCGTGGCCGAGGTCGAGCCACTACTCCCACCCGGCCCGCCGCACTTGCTATAG
- a CDS encoding B12-binding domain-containing radical SAM protein — translation MKVLFLTNRSHSKRSAATGGPKMGVMALIFWMKKNGYTDENYEFLDLELLRLSDDEIRAALAEIKPDIVGISATVSNQYIDSKIIARISRDVLPNSLIVLGGNLSAAADVVLHRTNVDVVVVGDGEIPFLSLLNTCKPILESNGVPRDQENWIELISRIPGLAYLNANKKFCFNGYPPEIPASEMEMPDIDITIRSVRGDLALLEEYGLLSVNLADVTKDGESRVLKGVSLFPTKGCVAHCTFCQRATKGFRVVNLEKVEKFLIQMKERFGIEYVDVDGEHFGANKEWSFNFARLMKKLNLYWASTSFRADSFDLEQMKFLREHNCVRGSWGFESGSVRILNLMEKRIRPEQQVACMRNLINADIMPHSVNIMLGYPGETDETVAETGRVLGEMCYIVGYHPSKLASSFLMVWWVQPFHGTPLYDYAKATGAMEESIDADEGVLISIYDYKYNVGRGNMVNINGAPIKEMLFWEHLLRNEAARKFEELDRAKKAVPTWQGKYYFEMEKRSAGYGTPRRFIRDIITGWAPNLIYSILPRKLVYGVLREAQHLLYKKKSLQEDASLQKGPGQWIKAKSRLNTDDMPLQWNVSSSLRGMTRKGLAAELNSVGAELRQLRDAR, via the coding sequence ATGAAAGTCTTGTTTCTCACCAACCGCTCTCACTCGAAAAGGTCTGCGGCTACTGGTGGGCCGAAAATGGGTGTTATGGCCCTTATATTTTGGATGAAAAAAAACGGCTATACCGACGAAAATTATGAATTTCTTGATCTTGAGTTGCTGCGCCTGTCCGACGACGAAATTCGTGCCGCGCTGGCGGAGATAAAGCCCGACATTGTCGGTATCAGCGCCACTGTTTCTAATCAATATATCGATTCGAAGATTATTGCCCGCATTTCGCGGGACGTGTTGCCTAATTCGCTCATTGTCTTGGGTGGTAATTTGTCAGCTGCGGCGGACGTTGTTCTCCATAGAACGAACGTTGACGTCGTTGTTGTCGGCGACGGTGAAATTCCATTTTTATCACTTCTCAATACCTGTAAGCCGATTTTGGAAAGCAACGGTGTTCCGCGGGATCAGGAGAATTGGATCGAGCTTATTTCACGGATCCCAGGGCTTGCATATTTGAACGCGAACAAGAAGTTTTGCTTTAATGGCTATCCGCCAGAGATCCCCGCTTCGGAAATGGAGATGCCGGATATCGACATCACCATTCGCAGCGTCCGTGGCGACCTCGCCTTATTGGAAGAGTATGGGCTGCTCTCCGTCAATTTGGCAGATGTCACCAAAGACGGTGAAAGTCGGGTGCTCAAGGGCGTCTCACTCTTTCCAACAAAGGGCTGTGTCGCTCACTGCACGTTCTGCCAGCGTGCGACAAAAGGATTCCGCGTCGTAAATTTGGAGAAGGTTGAAAAATTTCTGATCCAGATGAAGGAGCGCTTCGGTATAGAATATGTAGATGTTGATGGTGAGCATTTTGGAGCCAATAAGGAGTGGTCATTTAATTTTGCACGTTTGATGAAGAAGCTTAATTTATATTGGGCCTCAACATCGTTTAGGGCGGACTCTTTTGATTTGGAGCAGATGAAGTTCCTCAGAGAGCATAATTGTGTTCGGGGAAGCTGGGGCTTCGAATCGGGAAGTGTGCGGATTCTTAACCTTATGGAAAAGCGCATCCGTCCCGAGCAGCAGGTCGCCTGTATGCGCAATCTGATCAATGCTGACATTATGCCGCATAGCGTCAACATCATGCTTGGCTATCCGGGTGAAACGGATGAGACGGTTGCTGAAACCGGCCGGGTGCTCGGCGAGATGTGCTACATTGTGGGATATCATCCCTCCAAACTGGCATCCTCGTTCCTGATGGTCTGGTGGGTTCAACCCTTCCATGGCACACCGCTTTACGATTATGCCAAGGCCACCGGCGCGATGGAGGAAAGCATCGATGCCGATGAAGGTGTTCTGATTTCGATCTACGACTACAAGTACAATGTCGGTCGCGGTAATATGGTCAACATCAATGGCGCCCCGATTAAGGAAATGCTTTTCTGGGAGCACCTTCTCAGAAATGAAGCTGCACGCAAATTTGAAGAGTTAGATCGTGCCAAGAAAGCAGTTCCAACATGGCAGGGTAAATATTACTTTGAAATGGAAAAAAGGAGTGCCGGTTATGGTACACCTAGGCGGTTTATTAGGGATATAATTACGGGGTGGGCACCCAACCTAATTTATTCGATTCTTCCTCGGAAGCTTGTCTATGGGGTTCTTCGAGAGGCCCAGCACTTGCTCTACAAGAAGAAATCTCTTCAAGAGGACGCTTCTCTCCAGAAGGGACCAGGGCAGTGGATCAAGGCCAAGTCTCGTCTGAATACGGATGACATGCCCTTGCAGTGGAATGTCTCATCCTCACTGCGAGGAATGACGAGGAAGGGGCTGGCGGCAGAGTTGAATTCGGTCGGTGCCGAGCTTCGCCAATTGCGGGATGCGCGCTGA
- a CDS encoding B12-binding domain-containing radical SAM protein, which produces MKILLISIRSAMEGGYPAAHLGFFRIASYLKNRGFEADVADLELDELDDYLERIREGDYAIVGFSVSTYEMEKDLDLIWACKEAASKLPFRCLMIAGGQQAAMNTRQWLEEGGIDICVLGYGERPMLALCQQIDANPAASISEICKGISGTAYLDEARKLVFNPQPAITQEEFDILNYDCMLEANIPYEKFWAYNEKKISSLEFNKLVFRIKNIRIYATSHCPLRCAFCSSQYFLPAAQNSKAQKIVMLSAEKIHQLVLAFHKRYGADSFFFGCDNFVIAKQGRDRLSRLCTLLIESKKKGELPEEVVFHCMARVDSFITAHEGKRVIDYDLLNAMKAAGFVNISSGVETFSDRLLHVPSVNKINISRKDCTDVLDAILAAGLVPQILLILAIPESTPDEMLDTMMTAARFIREGAQVGCTTYMFADYGAPITSNPQYSFDRREWKNPYTGEIVKINNKVHPLDPVVASVIDKFETATDEEILRLRADTRWSTGILPKFFVGLASFIAIAKLLKRDDAVAYFEDIFNQLCQKNSLEGAQSQEQTVIRS; this is translated from the coding sequence GTGAAGATTCTGCTTATTTCAATTCGCTCGGCGATGGAGGGGGGCTACCCTGCCGCCCACCTGGGCTTCTTCCGTATCGCTTCGTACCTGAAAAATCGCGGCTTCGAGGCCGATGTCGCCGATCTCGAATTGGATGAGCTCGACGACTATCTCGAACGGATTCGCGAGGGTGATTACGCCATCGTCGGGTTCAGCGTCTCTACCTACGAAATGGAAAAGGATCTGGACCTGATCTGGGCATGCAAGGAGGCGGCAAGCAAACTTCCTTTCCGCTGCCTCATGATTGCCGGCGGCCAGCAGGCCGCCATGAACACCCGCCAGTGGCTGGAAGAGGGCGGCATCGATATCTGTGTACTTGGCTATGGAGAACGGCCAATGCTGGCTTTGTGCCAGCAGATCGATGCCAACCCCGCAGCCAGTATTTCCGAAATCTGCAAGGGCATTTCGGGCACGGCTTACCTGGACGAGGCGAGGAAATTGGTCTTCAATCCCCAGCCCGCCATTACCCAGGAAGAATTTGATATTCTAAATTACGATTGTATGCTGGAAGCAAATATTCCTTATGAAAAATTCTGGGCATATAATGAAAAGAAGATAAGCTCGCTTGAATTCAACAAACTTGTTTTTAGAATCAAGAATATACGCATTTATGCTACCAGTCACTGCCCTCTCAGATGTGCATTTTGTTCGTCTCAGTATTTTCTGCCGGCCGCACAGAACTCGAAGGCCCAGAAAATTGTTATGCTTTCAGCTGAGAAAATTCATCAGCTGGTTCTTGCATTCCATAAGCGCTATGGCGCGGATAGCTTCTTCTTTGGATGCGATAACTTCGTTATCGCGAAGCAAGGCCGCGATCGACTTTCTCGGCTTTGCACCCTCCTGATCGAGTCGAAGAAGAAAGGGGAATTGCCTGAGGAGGTTGTCTTCCACTGCATGGCGCGTGTCGACAGCTTCATTACCGCACATGAGGGCAAGAGAGTGATCGACTATGATCTCCTCAACGCCATGAAGGCGGCCGGCTTTGTGAACATCTCTTCCGGCGTGGAAACATTCAGCGATCGATTGCTTCATGTTCCGTCGGTGAACAAGATTAATATTTCAAGAAAAGACTGCACGGATGTGCTGGATGCCATCCTTGCGGCTGGGCTTGTTCCGCAAATCTTGCTGATCCTCGCCATTCCGGAATCAACGCCGGATGAAATGCTCGATACCATGATGACGGCGGCCAGATTCATCCGGGAAGGTGCGCAGGTCGGGTGCACCACCTATATGTTCGCCGATTATGGCGCGCCGATCACATCCAATCCTCAATACTCGTTTGACAGGCGAGAGTGGAAAAATCCCTATACGGGAGAAATCGTGAAAATCAACAACAAGGTTCATCCCCTTGATCCCGTTGTTGCGTCTGTTATCGATAAGTTTGAAACGGCGACAGATGAGGAAATCCTGAGATTGCGTGCAGATACCCGCTGGAGCACGGGGATCCTGCCGAAATTCTTTGTGGGCTTGGCTTCGTTCATCGCAATCGCGAAGTTGCTCAAGCGGGATGACGCCGTCGCCTATTTCGAGGACATTTTCAACCAACTCTGCCAGAAAAACTCTCTCGAAGGCGCGCAATCTCAAGAGCAAACCGTAATCAGATCATGA
- a CDS encoding class I SAM-dependent methyltransferase, which yields MEFNTCPGCESAATESLQLNFAPIRHLDFETIGLGPVHLSRCPCCSLVRYQTEGEKLDAISASYRDPSYAETRKCSHSVIVPEFASPVTHQFLQAELLAATAKDIRSVLDIGCFDGTLLRAIDAKLTDVTLVGFDVAEGMRKQFPTDEKYSFVSGCLEQINRTFDLVVLSHSLQYIRDIHNLFRHFDRFLTENGRIFVQVPNFTMKPTSLLLGDLYYHYTPAILRNIFAQHGYRFETLSTPWFPRDILGMAVRDGSRLMKGLEDDCDVYKARDYLVSAADALRSAVFDDDNVGVLGTTFEATFVDSIIGEKIKFFVDENPNVVGHNFRRKPVFGPDYLTDADTLIIPYGETAHRIRDRFSRVYRGKFVLI from the coding sequence ATGGAATTTAACACCTGCCCTGGGTGCGAAAGCGCGGCGACCGAAAGCCTACAACTGAACTTTGCGCCGATCCGACATCTTGATTTCGAGACAATCGGCCTTGGACCTGTCCATCTGTCCCGCTGCCCCTGCTGCTCCCTTGTCCGATACCAGACGGAAGGCGAGAAACTTGACGCAATTTCCGCCTCGTATCGTGACCCTTCGTACGCTGAAACTCGAAAATGCAGTCATAGCGTCATCGTTCCGGAATTCGCCAGCCCGGTTACCCATCAGTTTCTGCAAGCCGAACTTTTGGCCGCAACGGCGAAAGATATTCGTTCGGTGCTGGATATCGGATGCTTTGACGGCACGTTGTTGAGGGCGATTGATGCGAAGTTGACTGATGTAACCCTGGTCGGATTCGACGTCGCGGAGGGCATGCGCAAACAATTTCCAACTGATGAAAAATATTCCTTTGTGTCTGGGTGTCTTGAACAGATCAACAGAACTTTTGATCTTGTTGTGTTGTCACATTCGCTTCAATACATTCGTGATATCCACAATCTTTTTAGACATTTCGATAGATTTCTCACTGAAAATGGCCGAATTTTTGTGCAGGTTCCCAACTTCACGATGAAGCCGACGTCGCTGCTTCTTGGTGATCTGTATTATCATTATACCCCCGCCATACTCCGAAATATATTTGCACAGCACGGATATCGCTTCGAGACACTCTCAACGCCTTGGTTTCCTCGCGACATTCTGGGAATGGCGGTTAGGGACGGCAGCAGGCTTATGAAGGGCTTGGAAGACGATTGCGACGTCTATAAAGCCCGTGACTACCTGGTTTCCGCGGCCGATGCCTTGCGGAGCGCCGTATTCGATGATGACAACGTTGGCGTCCTGGGAACGACATTTGAAGCGACATTCGTCGACAGCATCATCGGAGAAAAAATTAAATTTTTTGTCGATGAGAACCCAAATGTTGTCGGTCATAACTTTCGGAGGAAACCGGTCTTTGGTCCTGATTATTTGACTGATGCAGACACTCTAATCATACCCTATGGCGAAACGGCGCATCGAATCCGCGATCGATTTTCGAGAGTGTATCGTGGAAAATTTGTCCTGATATGA
- a CDS encoding DegT/DnrJ/EryC1/StrS family aminotransferase produces MITVPFLDLRVTDDEERAELIAAVEAVLRHGRIMLGPEVAEIERRVADYIGLKYAAGVGSGTDALLLAFRALGIGPGDEVITTPLSFIATANAIRLNGAMPVFADIDDDLQLDPATIESLITPKTRAIVPVHWSGKVCRMEEIMAIADLRGLLVVEDCSQAFGASRHGHKAGTWGKVGCYSMNSMKAFASLGEAGMILTDDPELRAKIEALRYNGLINREFCHYVSHNGRLDTVQAAMMLKRLDRYERVLAAREETARFYDAHLSDVVRVPRREAGCRDVAYTYQIQTDRRDELQSHLTAQGIETKVQHNPLMPHQPAYQDCRSACPNADRLIKRTLCLPVSEKVTSAQREAVVAALRGFFGR; encoded by the coding sequence ATGATTACCGTCCCCTTCCTCGACTTACGCGTCACCGACGACGAGGAGCGCGCCGAACTTATTGCCGCCGTAGAAGCCGTGCTAAGGCATGGCCGAATCATGCTGGGCCCCGAGGTGGCGGAAATCGAACGTCGGGTGGCGGATTATATCGGGCTCAAGTATGCCGCCGGCGTCGGATCTGGCACTGACGCCTTGCTGCTGGCCTTCCGCGCGCTTGGAATCGGTCCCGGTGACGAGGTGATCACCACGCCACTGTCCTTCATCGCCACAGCCAATGCCATCAGGCTGAACGGCGCCATGCCGGTCTTCGCCGACATCGACGACGACCTTCAGTTGGATCCCGCCACCATCGAATCGCTGATCACGCCCAAGACCCGGGCCATCGTTCCGGTCCACTGGTCGGGCAAAGTCTGCCGGATGGAAGAGATCATGGCCATCGCCGACCTGCGAGGTCTGTTGGTGGTGGAGGATTGCTCGCAGGCTTTTGGTGCAAGCCGGCACGGACACAAGGCCGGAACCTGGGGCAAGGTTGGTTGCTACTCGATGAACTCCATGAAGGCCTTCGCTTCGCTGGGCGAAGCCGGCATGATTCTGACGGACGACCCCGAACTACGCGCCAAGATCGAAGCCTTGCGATACAATGGCCTGATCAACCGCGAATTCTGTCACTACGTCAGCCACAACGGCCGCCTGGATACCGTTCAGGCCGCGATGATGCTCAAGCGGCTGGATCGCTACGAGCGGGTTCTCGCCGCCCGTGAGGAGACGGCGCGCTTTTACGACGCCCATCTCTCCGACGTCGTCCGCGTACCACGGCGCGAGGCTGGGTGCAGGGATGTGGCCTACACCTACCAAATCCAGACCGATCGCCGCGACGAGCTGCAAAGCCACCTCACCGCCCAGGGCATTGAAACCAAAGTGCAGCACAACCCACTGATGCCGCACCAGCCCGCCTACCAGGATTGTCGCTCGGCCTGCCCCAATGCCGACCGCCTGATCAAGCGCACCCTGTGCCTGCCGGTAAGCGAAAAGGTCACCTCGGCGCAGCGCGAGGCAGTAGTCGCCGCATTGCGTGGCTTCTTCGGTCGCTAG
- a CDS encoding Gfo/Idh/MocA family protein → MTLRLGLIGIGRWGRNYVTTLRQMPGIVLARAASSNPASAELVGPGCVLHRDWREVARATDLDGVIIATPPRLHAEMAIAALEAGKAVLVEKPLTMDVAEAESIRAAARRADRPVLVEHTQLFNPPFRALVEASRALGPVRSIRSEAGGQGPYRNDVPVLWDWGAHDVAMCLTVLGGEPDSIAVCRSRFEPRPDGAMESLGLSLRFQGGVVAELRLSNCVDKCRRFVVEHDQAVLLFDDWAEAKLTRHSPGVAWPEAGDGTPLPWIGERPLTEAIQRFATALATGDTESEGVDLGCKVVRVLARCQQVLVEA, encoded by the coding sequence ATGACCCTGCGCCTGGGACTGATCGGGATCGGACGATGGGGGCGCAATTACGTCACCACCTTGCGTCAGATGCCTGGAATCGTCCTGGCCCGCGCCGCCAGTTCCAATCCCGCCAGCGCCGAACTGGTCGGCCCCGGATGCGTCCTGCACCGCGATTGGCGGGAGGTGGCCAGGGCCACCGACCTGGACGGCGTCATCATCGCCACACCGCCCCGGCTGCATGCCGAGATGGCCATCGCTGCCCTGGAGGCGGGCAAGGCGGTACTGGTGGAAAAGCCGCTGACCATGGACGTGGCCGAGGCCGAGTCCATCCGCGCCGCCGCCCGTCGGGCCGATCGTCCGGTGCTGGTCGAGCATACCCAGCTGTTCAATCCGCCGTTCCGTGCCCTGGTCGAGGCCAGCCGCGCCCTGGGGCCGGTCCGCTCCATCCGGTCCGAAGCCGGCGGTCAGGGCCCTTACCGCAACGATGTGCCCGTCTTGTGGGATTGGGGTGCCCACGACGTGGCCATGTGTTTGACGGTGCTGGGGGGTGAGCCAGACAGCATCGCGGTTTGCCGCAGTCGATTCGAACCCAGGCCAGATGGCGCCATGGAAAGCCTGGGACTGTCGTTACGTTTTCAAGGCGGTGTCGTTGCGGAATTGCGCCTGTCCAATTGCGTCGATAAATGCCGCCGCTTCGTGGTCGAGCACGATCAGGCCGTATTGCTCTTCGATGATTGGGCCGAAGCCAAGCTCACCCGCCATTCTCCAGGTGTGGCTTGGCCGGAAGCGGGTGATGGGACACCCCTACCCTGGATCGGAGAGCGGCCTTTGACCGAGGCAATACAACGCTTCGCCACAGCCCTCGCCACGGGCGACACGGAGTCCGAGGGAGTGGATTTGGGCTGCAAGGTGGTGCGCGTGTTGGCCCGTTGCCAGCAGGTGCTGGTGGAGGCCTAG
- a CDS encoding NAD-dependent epimerase/dehydratase family protein has translation MAEFLLQSDIKEICERLGDTARDFEGKTVLLTGGRGFLGRYFMEIFAYLNKNVLKKPVKLVAADNLITAGKEGANVAEYPHTEFIQHDVIQPLKWKGALDYVIHAAGIASPFYYRAHPLATLEVAITGTRRMLELAQEHGARFTFFSSSEIYGDPDPKHVPTPESYRGHVSCQGPRACYDESKRVGETLCYIFHGEHGTKTNTIRPFNVFGPGMQETDYRVLPNFANRIKGGHPLNVYGSGNQTRTFCYITDAMVGFLLVILRGVPGEAYNIGNPKPEISMVDLVNRISQVLGKPVAHNVIEYPDSYPADEPNRRCPDIRKAKLQLKFEPSVDLNDGLKRFLTWADGVYTGEQ, from the coding sequence TGCTGCAGTCCGATATCAAGGAAATCTGCGAACGTCTGGGCGACACCGCCCGCGACTTCGAGGGCAAGACGGTGCTGCTTACCGGCGGCCGCGGCTTTCTCGGCCGCTACTTCATGGAAATCTTCGCCTATCTGAACAAGAATGTGCTGAAGAAGCCGGTGAAGCTGGTCGCCGCCGACAATCTGATCACGGCGGGCAAGGAAGGCGCCAACGTCGCCGAGTATCCCCACACCGAATTCATCCAGCACGACGTGATCCAGCCGCTGAAGTGGAAGGGCGCGCTGGATTACGTCATCCATGCCGCCGGCATCGCCAGCCCCTTCTATTACCGCGCCCATCCCCTGGCCACGCTGGAAGTGGCCATCACCGGCACGCGGCGCATGCTGGAACTGGCCCAAGAGCACGGCGCCCGCTTCACCTTCTTCTCGTCGTCCGAGATCTATGGCGATCCGGACCCCAAGCATGTGCCGACGCCCGAGAGCTATCGCGGCCATGTGTCGTGCCAGGGACCGCGCGCCTGCTATGACGAGTCCAAGCGGGTGGGCGAGACCCTGTGCTACATCTTCCACGGCGAGCACGGCACCAAGACCAACACCATCCGCCCGTTCAACGTCTTCGGCCCCGGCATGCAGGAGACCGACTACCGGGTGCTGCCCAATTTCGCCAACCGCATCAAGGGCGGCCATCCGCTCAACGTCTACGGTTCGGGCAACCAGACGCGCACGTTCTGCTACATCACCGACGCCATGGTCGGCTTCCTGCTGGTGATTCTGCGCGGCGTGCCGGGCGAGGCCTACAACATCGGCAATCCCAAGCCGGAAATCTCCATGGTCGATCTGGTCAACCGCATTTCCCAGGTGCTGGGCAAGCCGGTGGCCCACAACGTCATCGAGTACCCGGATTCCTATCCGGCCGACGAGCCCAACCGCCGCTGCCCCGACATCCGCAAGGCCAAGCTGCAGCTCAAGTTCGAGCCCTCGGTGGACCTGAACGACGGCCTCAAGCGTTTCCTGACCTGGGCCGATGGCGTCTACACCGGCGAGCAGTGA
- a CDS encoding class I SAM-dependent methyltransferase, with protein MRQDDEDTAEADFRYDGDDLDVLALMPRYHRWIVRFFRPYLGGRMVEYGPGMGSISTKLVRFAEQLTLVEPASNLADHLRRRFAGDSRVDVVEALLERHIATVPPASLDAVVMVNVLEHVEHDLAAITATVQALKPGGHLLIFVPAMPALMSRLDVMHGHFRRYSREPLRQLVEQAGLEIQLLHYVDVIGVLPWWLLNTKLGITTFSPTMIRIYNLLLLPLTRFLERLVEPPFGKNLVLVARRNG; from the coding sequence ATGCGCCAGGACGACGAGGATACCGCCGAAGCCGATTTCCGGTATGACGGCGACGATCTCGACGTCCTGGCGCTGATGCCGCGCTATCACCGCTGGATCGTCCGATTCTTCCGCCCCTACCTGGGTGGACGGATGGTGGAATACGGTCCCGGCATGGGGTCTATTTCCACCAAGCTGGTTCGCTTCGCCGAGCAATTGACTCTGGTTGAGCCGGCATCCAACCTGGCCGACCACCTGCGCCGCCGCTTCGCCGGCGATTCCCGGGTCGACGTGGTGGAAGCCCTGCTGGAACGCCATATCGCCACGGTGCCTCCGGCCAGCCTGGACGCGGTGGTGATGGTCAACGTGCTCGAACATGTGGAGCATGACCTGGCCGCCATCACCGCCACCGTCCAGGCCCTGAAGCCGGGCGGCCATCTCCTGATCTTCGTTCCCGCCATGCCGGCGCTGATGAGCCGGCTGGACGTGATGCACGGGCATTTCCGCCGCTATTCCCGTGAGCCGCTGCGGCAACTGGTCGAGCAGGCGGGGCTGGAAATCCAGCTGCTTCACTATGTGGACGTCATCGGCGTGCTGCCGTGGTGGCTGCTCAACACCAAGCTGGGCATCACCACCTTCAGCCCGACCATGATCCGCATCTACAACCTGCTGCTGCTGCCGTTGACCCGCTTCCTGGAGCGGCTGGTCGAGCCGCCGTTCGGCAAGAACCTGGTCCTCGTGGCCCGGCGCAATGGCTGA